Sequence from the Equus asinus isolate D_3611 breed Donkey chromosome 5, EquAss-T2T_v2, whole genome shotgun sequence genome:
GTGGGGAGGGGTCCCCTGGCTGAGAGGCCAGACACGGCTCTGGCTCTGCTCCCCCTGGCAGCCCGCAGCCTTCGGACCTAGGGGACAACTCCCGAGTGGCCAAGGCTGATGTGCGCAGCCTGTGGTCTCTCCAGAGAATGCAGGAGCGGGAGCTGCCCAGGCCGTCACCTGAGACCCTGTGTCCCTTGGTCTGTTAGCCCCAGAGGTGTAGTCTTGGGGTTGGACCAGGCCGTGGGGACACGACCCTGGGTGAGGATGTTGCAGTGATGGTGGCCCTGTATAGGAAGGATCCCTTGTTTCCAGACACTGGTCCTTAGGGCTTCCTGACCCAGTTTTAGGAGAAGAGGGGATCAGTAGCAGTGCGTGTGTGTGCTCTCTTGGTTCTCCCCTTATTGACCAGGGCCCAACTTTGGGACCAAGGGACTTTCTTGGGTGCCAGAGCTCTGGAAGGCAAGCAGACTTACTTGAGGGGTGGGATCTCTGGGGCTGCGGCATTGGCACTGCATCTGGCTGCTTGCCCCTGGTCTCAAGATGGGTCTCCAAGGATCCATGGATGGGGTGTGGGGTGCAGTGGGGTGAGGGGTACAGTGGGGCAGGGGGTACAGTAGGATGTGGGGTGCAGTGGGGCATGGCCTACAGCCGGGCGCAGTGGTGGCGGCTGGGCTGACAGTCATGGCCTTGGGGGCAGGTTTTCCAGCAGGTTGACTTCAACAGGAGGCCAGGGCGCATGAGCTCCAAGCCCATCAACTTCGCCGTGATCCTGAAACTGTCCAAGCTTAACCTGCAGGAGAAGGCATACCGGGTGAGGCTGGCTTCCAAGCTTACTGGGAAGGGACTGAAGGGAATGGCCTGAGTGGGATCATGGGCAGGGTCAGAGGGCACTGAGATCAGCATGCTGGGTGACTTGAGGCAGATGAGCATGCACAGGAAGGGGGCTCACCACCCTCTGGAGTTTAAGCATGGACTGGGTCTCCCAGGGCCTCCTTGGTCCCAGCCCTGGTGAGCCTGAGTGTGGCTTCTGGGGAGGTTGTGGCTCACATCCTCTTGGCCCCACCCGTGAGAGCGAGTGTACGTGTCAGAGAGGTGTCTGAGCTCCCCTCCCCTGCTAGTGCCCTGATGCTGCCCCACTTGCTGCCTCAGGATGGCCTGGTGGAACAGCTATACGACCTCACGCTGGAGTACCTGCACAGCCAGGCCCACAGCATCGCGTTTCCCGAGCTGGCGCTGCCCGCCATCCTGCAGGTACGTGCCACTGCCCGGCTCCCCATCCCTGCCCAGATCCCTTGGTGGTGTCTTCCAATGGGTTCAGCTCCCCATTTACACAGGCCAGAGGGAGGCAGCTTTGTCACAGCCACACAGGGCCCACAGCAGAGCCTGGCCAGCATAGGGGTTCTGTGTTGCCACCATCAGGAAGCTAGATCCCTGGGGCCAAGGTATAGGGGGTACGAGCATAGTAGGGTGGAGCCTGAGatgtggggctgtcctgggcaACTCAACAAGGACTCCAGGACCTGCCAGGCCCTCCCGAGGCCTGCTACAGCCTGGGGACCAGACCAGCCATGAGGTCTTTCCTGGGGGGAGTCGGGACTGAGCAGGCTCGTCCCGGGCCTCCATCCCTGGATTGGGCTGGTCTCCTGCCTGCATGCTTCCCCAGGTGGTCCTGGGTGTGGGTGGGAGGTAGGGCAGGCTCCCAGTGGCAGGAAACCctggcacccccacccccagacctcACCTCACCTTTCTTTCAAGTGGTATGGGGGTCTTTTCTCTCAGGAGTCTGTTCTGGGCCCCTGAGGGGGGTCGATTTGCTTTCAGCCTGGATGTTTCCCATCTCAGGCAGGCCTGTGTCTCTCATGGGTGGAGCGCAGGGGTGGGCACCACCTGGCTCTGTCGGGCCCTAGTGGGCCGATCAGCCCCACCAGTTAGGCCTGCCTGGTGAAGGGGTGGGTGGGGTGCTGCTCACACCTGTGTTGCACCTGGCTCAGAGGCCTGTCCAgcaggtgcatgtgtgtgcacgtgcaagGCTCTGTTTCTGGGCTTAGAGTCCTAGGGATCATGGTCTGAGACAGGTGTCAGCAAATTTTTTTGGTAAAGAGCCAAATGGTGAATATCTTAAGCTTTGCAGTCACATAGTTTCTCTCACAACTCCTTTAGTTTCCTGTCGAAATACGAAAAGACCCCTAGAAATAGGTAAACGAATGAGCACGGCTATGTCAATACAGCTTTATTTACAGAGACAGGCAACCAGAGGAGTTTGGCCCGGGGAGTAGATCCGTGCTGCTCTACTGCCGCTGCCCCTGTTCCTCCGCCTGGCCCATGGGGCGAGCCCTCCCTAGGCATGCACCCTGTGTCAGCTCTCCAAGGGCTGGTCATAGAGGCCCTACAGCGCTCCCCCGCCCccgtcccccagccccagcctgtggACTTGGCTCTGAGCCCGTGGACCCATGACCCTGACCTCCCTGTGGTCACCTGGGTTTCCCAGGCCTGCGCTGATCCTGGGGTGCAGAGCAGCCCTGTGCCTGGAGCTAGGTGGAGCCCCCTTCCTTCTGCAGCTGAAGTCCTTTCTCCGGGAGTGCAAAGTGGCCAACTACTGCCGGCAGGTGCGCCAGCTGCTTGAGAAGGTGCAGGAGAACGTAGAGTTCATCCACAGCCAGCGCCAGAGGGTCTCCTTTGGTGTGTCTGAACAGCACGCAGCGGTCAGTTGGGAGCTGGTGTCTGGGCCCTGGGAGGCAGCACTGCCTGAAGGCACCCATCAGTGTGCGTGTGGGGTTTGGGGGTTTGCGCAGGGTGGGGTGTGACCTGAGTTTGCACACAGGATGCCTGGGAGAAGCAGACCCGTGAGGAGGGAACACCACTCACCAAGTACTACAGCCAGTGGCGGAAGCTGAGGGACCGAGAGATCCAGCTGGAGATCAGCGGAAAAGAGCGGGTATGGCTGCGGGAGGTTGGGGCGTGGGCATGACTGGTTGGCTTGCTCTGAGACTCAGACCTCGCCCCCTGCTCTGCCTTCAAGATTTGGGCAGGGAAGAGGGCTGTTGGGGAGGGTCCAGTCCCAGAGACGATGGCAGCAGGGGTGGCTGGGGCTGTCCCCAGCTGCAGCCTGTCCTGGTGCTACCTCTGCTCTGAGGAGCAGATGTTGTGCAGAACTGGGTGGAATCAGGGGCTTCTCCCATGACCCCCAGGAGGAGAGGCCCGAGGGCTGTGCTGGGGCGCAGAGGCTGCTTCCCCTCCTCAGGCCTGAGGGCTGGGGGCTTCCGGGGAGCGAGTGGCTAGACTGACCTTGTTGCCCAGGCCAGCCTGTGGACACCAGGAGGGCAggtgggaaggggcaggaagCCTAGGTCTGGCCAGTGCTTTCGGGATAGCATGACCCGAGGAGACAGCTTCGTGCTGAGTAGCATGCTTGTGACTTTCTGCATCCCTGTCATGGTATCTTTATGGGTCAGTTGTCCGTCCTAGGAGTGATGGCTAAAGATTCAGGAATAGAAAGGTGGCGGTCTGCAGCTGGGCCTCCAGCCAGTGGCTGTGGCGGCACTTAGTGGCCAGTGTGTGGCTGGCAGGGCGGCCATCCAGGAATCCCACCCAGTGGTACTGACCAAGAGTCAGCTAGAGAAAGGGGCCAAGCTGGGCCCTTGCATGGGGCGTGCTAAGAGGCGAGGCCTAAAGTAGGGGAATGGGGTGTTAGTCTGGGTGGAGCCTGTCTTGGGGAAGATGAATGAGGGAAGAGACGCGACTGCAGTCAGGCCCAGTCAGGCCCGGCTGTAGGGTGGGCCTTGAGGTGGAAGGTGGGCCCTCAGGGCTGCCTGCCCACCCTCACCTGCTCTGGGtctgggtccttccagttggAAGACTTGAACTTCCCAGAGATAAAGCGGCGGAAGGTGGGGGACAGGAAGGATGAGGACAGGGAAGAATTCAAGGATCTCTTTGACCTGGACAGTGATGAGGACGATGATACTACGGACTTCTcagagagaggtgggggcctGCACGTCAGCTGTCCTGTCTGCTGGGCTCCTGTCATGAGCTCCGTCTAACCCTTCCCCTGCCACCTTGCTTGCTTTGGGGGTTGGATTTCCTTTGGGTCCTGGAATGGGAGCCTTGTCTTCCCCACTTCTTTTGGGGCAGTTTTGAACTCTCTCTCCTTGTACAAAGGAGGCTTGAGGGGCGGGTGGGTGCAGGGCTGTGAGCCTGGCTCACTGTCCTGCCTTAGCTGCCCCCACTGTGCATTTGCTGGTGGGCCTGCTCCCATGGGCTCTTCTTGGTCCCCAGGGACGCCTGGGTCCCCAAGACCTCGGCAGagggtagaggaggaggaggaggaggaggatggcagCAGGAGTGGTCCAGAGGAAGCCAGTGACTCAGAGGGTGAGTGGTTCCTGGAGGTGCGGGGGCTCTGAGCCCATGTGTCCGAGAGCCTAAGGCTGTCTTGGGCTCGGGTGGGTGGGCAGGACCATCAGGAGGATGGCTCTGAGCCAGGTCCACTCCCCTCCCTGGGGATGCCAGGCCAGCTGCTCCACTCCCCCTGGCTCTGGCAGGCAGCAATAGTGGCACCAATAAATTAATTAGTGCTGTGATTAATTAGTGATGAGTAACCTCCAAGGCTGGCTTCTTCCTGATAAAGCAGGATTTATGTAGCCTCCGTCTTTCCCTGCAGATGGAGGCCCAGACGCAGAGGCGGGGCTGGACCCCAGGGAGCTGTGGCAACTGGCCCAGGGGCCGGAGGACGAGCTGCAGGATCTCCTGCTCTCCGAGGAGGACTGAGGGCCACCTGGGGCTGCTGTGCAGTGTCCCCGCCTTGCGGGCAGTCAGCATGCAGCTTCCTGGCTGGGCTGGCTGGCACTGAGCCCAGAAGCCCTGAGGTCACCGAGTATGCAGGGGGGAAGGGCAGCTGTTGGTGGACGGGGCTTTATTCTTACAACATGAAAGACCATAACATACCGAGCCCTGTGTGGATCTCTGGAGTGGCCTCCGTAGGGTTGGAAGCCTGTACTGTAGAGCTTGCCTTCCACTGTACCCCAGAGCTGCTGGTGGGGTACTGTTGCCAACCCTGTGGGGGACCTGGTGACCCCTTGCCTGAAGTCAGGACACGGAAAACCTCACAGAGCAGTCCCAATGCCAGAGGGAGCCAGCAGGCCTGGCCAGGGCATGACgtgctgcctctgcctcctttgtctttggtttGTCTGCAGCTGCCCAGGATGCAGAGCTCCTGTGCCCAGGCTCGGGTGCCTAGGCAGTCGGTACTGGGCTCTACAGTCACCCCCAGAAAGCCTTTGGAAAGTCATTTCTTTCAAGTTGCAAGTTTTCATTGTAAAAATTCGTGGTTTTGCATccaaaatcaaaaggaaaacaagttGTGGAAGGAGGAGGCTGCCGCTGGTGTGGCTGGCACTGAGGGCGGGGATCTGAGTGTCCACCCGGCTCAgcacaggggctgggaggggtctACAGGCCCTGGGAGCAGAGCCAGGGTTCCATTTTCTTGCTTGGGGGAGGCTCCCGCAGGGGAGTGCTCGCCCCCACAGGGGGAGGGGGCTGTTGCTGGGGACAGGGGCTGTTCCCCAGGCATCAGTTCCTGCTCTGGGGCCCGCAATGGGGGCGGCTGTAGCGGCAAAGCCACTGGGCAGCTGGCCATGTAGAAAACGCGGCCCAGGCGCCTGGCCACCTGTGGAGAGACAAGCCAGGTAGGCCTTAGCCCCTGAGAGCTTGATGCTGCCCCTCCATTGTCTGGGGACCACCACTCCCGTGGGTGCTCACCTGGGCCCGGATCTTGAGAGCAGGCCCCAGCTTCAGCCCCATGGTTGTCAGGAGATGCTCCTCAGTCAGCAGGGGCAGGGTCTCTCCATCAATGCCCTGTTCTCTGAAGACCTGGATGGAGGTGATATGGGCCTGAGGCCAGGAACAGTGCTTGCCCACCTGCTGGGTACCCTGCAGCCCAGGGAAGGCTGGGTGTCCTGGAGTGACTCCAGGCTTTCCAGAGAGCAGGATCAAGGAGCTGTTGGTGCAGCTTACAGGGAAAAcattcaaacaaaagaaagataccTGTTTTGCCAGGCATATACCAGTGTTGAAGGCGGAAACCCTGGTGTggcagagaagcaggaggagcaTGCCCCTGTGTCCGTCCCCTCCCCAGTTTTCAAAGAGAAATCGGGGGTGGGAAGAGGCACTAGGGGAGCTGAAAACCATCTTGGGCAGATGCCCCCTCACCGGTGCGTATTCTCCACAGCCAGACAGGCCCCCCACAAAGCTGCAGACATCCTCCACTGTCCACTTGCTGACATCCTCCGGGGCTGTCGCCTCCCCATCCGTGAAGAGTCCCCCCATGGTGCCTGGCAGGGGATGGGGCTTGTTATTAGGACTCTGACCTGCTCTTTCCTATGCTCCCGCCCTGTCTGCTGACCTTTGCTTGCCCTAATTGCTCAGAGATGTTGGATCAATGACTGACAGGCATTTTTCTCCCCATGGATGCCCTCCCTAAGACCTGGGGTTGGGCGGGGACAGGGACTGGGTCTCCTTCTACCTCATGGAGGGATCTAAAGCATGGAGTGCGGTGCCCACCTGTGTGGAAGTAGGGGCTGACGGCGTAGGGTAAGCCCAGGGGCAGTGGAGGGGGCAGCATGGACCCTGAGAGAAGCCCCTTCCCCTCAGAGCTGGCCCCTCCAGCTGGGgcttggcctggggtggggccccgGCCCCCAGCAGCCACCATCTCAGGATCTTCTCCGTCTGAGTCCTTGGGGGGCTCATCTTCAGAACCATCTGGTGCCCAGAGCCCAGTCCCGGTGGTCTCCTTGGACTCACTGGGCCTGGCTGAGGCAAGGCTGGGGCCCCCCTTCCCAGGGGCCCGGCGGGCAGGCtcccggggcggggtggggggcccGGGGCCTGGGGGGCCCTGGGGGGGCAGGGCCAGCAGCGGCGCGGAGCTGTGTCTCAGCACCAGCATGGCGCCGCGTCGCTGCAGCTCCTCGGTGCCCTCGGGCGGGCGCAGCGCGGCCTCGGGCGCCAGCAGCTGCGGCCGGTGCGCGCTCTCCAGCTCCTTCTGACGCAGCAGCTCCGCCGACATCTCCAGCCTGGCCCGGGGAGAGCGGGCCAAAGAGGGTCAGCCGGCTGGCAGTGCCGCCTCCGCCCCACCGTCCCCGCGGTACCTACCGCGCCAGGTTCTGCTTGCGCAGGAGCTCCTGCTGCCGGGCGAGCATCTCCgcctgggcagggggcaggaAGCCGTAACCTGGTGGGAAGGGGATAGACCACGAGGCCAGGTGGCCGAGTGGTCCAGGGCCACCCAAGCCCACCCTGGCTGATCCTTGGCTTCAACAGGGGCGGGACGGATCCTCCGGGAGCACTCGTGGATGCAGGGTCGGTCACGGGCAAACCCGGATGGCCCCGTACGAACGGCCCCCCAGGACACAAAGGGCTCGCGCACCCGCCTGCTCCTCACCTGGGGTCTGGCACAGAGCCGAGGGCACCCCCAAAAAGGGGGGCCTGAGGTGGGGGCCCAGGGCGATGTGCGGAGCATTCTGGGGCGACAGCAAGGGGGGCGGTTGCGACAGCTCCCTGCGGGCGGACGCCGCGCGGTGAGCCGCCCTCCATTCCCGAaacgccccgcccccgcgccgccgccTCCGCTAATTGCCGCCCCGCGGGCGGTCGATGCGCCGCTGTCACGGCTCCGGgtcgcccccccgcccccgccggcgGCGCCAATTAATctcggcggcggcgcggaggCGCTGACCCGGCGGGCGGCGGAGACGGCAGCGGTAATTACCGCGCGGCGCCGGGCCCcctcccgccgccgccccgcgGACCCCGCGCGCCGGGGGCGGGCCGCAATTAGCCGCAGGCTGGGGGCGGCGAGGCGGCTGCAAACGCTCCGGGGCGGGGGCGACCGCAGGAGGGCCGCGAGCCGGCGCAGCCCTGCCGGCCTCCCAGCTCGCTCACCCTTCGGCCTGTGCAGGTcgaccagccccctcccctcctccgggTCTCCAACCCCCGACATGCCCGGGAGGCCCCGTCTGTGTCGCCATCGGCGCGTATGAATCCGTGCTGCGGCggtgccctccccgcccccgctccTCCGACTTCGGGGTTTTCCGACCTCGCGCTGCTCGCCTCTTCTGCTCTCTCCGCACCACCCTCTTCACGGTCTCCCCCAATCTGCCTCAAGCCCCCTCACCTACCTGGTGGAGGAGCAAAGCCCTCAACTGTCTCAGGGCCACCTGGATTCAAGTGGCCCCACAGTTGCTCAATGGAGACGGGAGTCGCCCTAACACCCCGCCGAAAGGCGGTCACCCCACACATTCCCACCCCAGGAATGTTCTCCTGGACCTCTGCCCAGCTCACTGGGCATGGACGCAGGGccaagtacagtgcctggcacactccAGTGCTGTACCCACACGGCCTTGTGGCTGTGACTGGGGAGGGCAGTGTGCACCAGTAAAGGTGCCTGATAGGTGTGGAGGTGCAGGCTGTGCACACGGCCTGCAGGAACCAGGTAACAGATCTGCCCACCCCAGCTCTGTGCCCCAGAAACGAGCATAGGGAATATGGGATCCTCTTTGAAATGCAGGCACCCCAGTACCTCTCTGAGAAGGACGGGGCGCCAGCTGGGGTGGTGCCCTCTCGGTGCTGAGCCAGGCCCTGCTTCCGACGCTGACCTGCTGTGGATGAGGGCAGGTGGACTTCCAGGCCACTAGGGCTCCTCACAGCGGCTGCTGCCACCTCCTGCCGGACCCTCAGAAGATCTGCCAGGGTGGGGGGATGACACACAACAACAGTGACCCAGAGGCCAGGCTCCTCCTGGGCTCTCACTCCCTCCATCCTGGTGAGCATAGCACACTGGCCAAGGGAACCAAGACCAAGTGCCGGTGAGCACACATCCTACACCGACCCTGCTGGTTGGTCACCGGGACAAAGATGAGCAGATGGCCAAAGGCAGGGGTGACACAAATCAGTACTGTGCTGGAGAATGCTGGGCATGGGGCTGGGGGACCAGGAAGCATCTGAAAGGGATATGGGgatggaaagagggaaaaggatggaggaagggaaaggcCCACAGGCAGGGGAGTCTGGTGGGGCACGAGTGTTGACATTGACTGGAGTTCACAGGGCACCGGAGGGTAGGCTGCAGGAGCCTTGAGGGGAGGGGGTCGTGCTAAGGCCCAAGAGTGGGGCGCAGGCCTGCTCCTGGAGGCAGTGTGACCAAGGTCCAGGGGTTGGAGTGAGTCTTGAACCCTTCCTGACGCTGCCCACATGACCCTCTCCTAGGTAGTCTGCGGTGGGCTCCATGCGTCCAAGGCACTCTGCTCCCCATTCCTTCCCTTCATCCTGCCCAGGGCCGGGCCTCCGAGTCCCCCCGCAGCACCCCACTTGTGCAGGCTCCGCGCCGTGCCTGTTTATAAATTAATTACCCGAAAAGCGGAGGTGGGTCCTGCCTGGGCCGGGTGCCAGCCCGCAGAGCCCAGCCGGCGCGGCCGCCTGCCTCCATCCCCGCGgggccccgcgcccccgcccgcccGGCGGCCGCTGTTATTTACAGTCGGCTctgcggcgggggcggcggcgcgcggcCTGATTGACAGCCTGGCTCCCGCGGCTCCTGGCGGCCGGCACCCCCTCCCCCGCGCAGGCCAGCGAGCCGCCCGAGGCAGGGCAGGGAAAGCAATTAAAAGGaaggtttttaaattattaacatttgGTGAATTATTCAGGCTCTCGGTGCCTGACTGCCCTGGGGGACAGTGCCCGGTGTAAGGAGAGGAAGTCCTGCCCCTTCCCAGCACCACCCCCCTCCTGCCGGAAAAGCCGAGCTCCCCTTGCACGAGGGCTGAGGTCTGCGAGGCCAGGGTACAGCCTGGCAGGGCACCAGCGTCTGCCCCAAGTGCTGTGAGAGGTGGCATGGACAGATGGAGGGAGCCTGTCCTGAGGGCGGGGAGTGGGGCGAGGGCTGCTCCTGAGGGCCTAGTGGCCAAATCTCAACTGCTGCCCATCCTGCCTTCTGGACCTTCCCTAGTGGACACGTTCTGGGGCTGATGCTGccctcctcctggcccctcccacCTGGAGACCCAGGCTCTCCCGGCCAGGGGCTTGCGGCACACTTGCACAGACGGGTGAGTCACACACTGGGCCCTGATGCAGCTGGGGCCTCGTGCACACACCAGGCATCCATGGGGACCCGTGTGTCCGGGAGAGGGGCAGCAGGGCCTGGTTAGATCCCACCTCCTACCCTCACTTGGGCTCacgtgactcagtttcctcacctgtgaaaggaCACTGCCCGAATGTGGGCAGTGAGGAGTGGCCTTGCTGGGAAAGTGTGGGAGACGGTTTGGGTGGGGCTGCAGGGGACCTGCTGGTGGGGGACCCTCCAGATcctcaggcagaaggaagagtagAGTCATGCCTCGTCGCCCACCCACAAGAGGCCCATGGACCCACATCCAACCCGGCCTTGGTGTCAGCAGCCAAGACCCCAGGGCCTCTTTCCAGATGGAACAGAGGCCTCCAGAGACAGGAAGAGCCCAGCGCAAGTGGGTGGACACTGGGTGAGGGGATTGTGCGGGGGTGTTCGTGGGGGCACATACCGTGGCTGGGCAGGCCCAGGTGGTAGAGACGCTGGGGGTCCTCAAAGGTGCTGGCCTCACTCAGGGCGGACACGAGCCGGCGGTAGTGGTCCTCGGGGGCCATGCTGGGCCCTAGTTCTGGCAGCAGCAGAGTCTCTGTGTGGGGGGAaccgtggggggggggggcttttcCTCCAGATATTGCCGAGGGGGAGACACAGGGCCTCTGCTCTTAGAACCTGCCACTGGGGCTGACCTTGCCCTAAACTGTTGCCTTCTCTCCTCCAGTGACTTGTCCCCCCACCCTGGGGTTGGGCTCCCACCTTGGGGGGACTTGCTTCGGGCCTTCTTCTCCAAAGGACAGTCACTGCTGATGTGGGGGGAGCGGCCCAGCCTCTTGCCCAACAAGTCGCCTGGGGGAGGGAAGAGTGAGCTGGACCCTGTGTCTCAGGGCCTGGAGGGGATGCAGGCTGGCAGACACCCAGCCCAGGCCCACCTCAACACCAGCCTCAgtccctgcccagccccagctcAGCCCAGAGCCACACCACATTGCTCAgcagtgcccatgggtcctggcCAGGGCAAGGCCTTGCGCAGCCGGGGTCCCAGGCCTTCAGCCAGAGGACATCATGCTGCATTTGGAACAGTCCTGACCCAGGGCTCTGGGtcgtgtgtgtgcgcatgcagaTGTGATGGCAGATTGGTGGTAACAGCCTCAGGCGGCAACTCAGGACTCCACAagtgccctctgccctcccagccaAATTAAGAAGCCTCCTCAGTATCCTGCAGCAACTCAGGACTCCACAagtgccctctgccctcccagccaAATTAAGAAGCCTCCTCAGTATCCTGCAGGAGAGGAATGAAAGGCTTTTGATTTGACTGGAATGCACCTTCTCTTCCCAGGACAGGGGTGAGGTGAGGACTAGCAGTCAGGGTCCCATGCCAGGGCACCCCAAACCTCTTCCTGCTCAGGGAAGTCCCCAGGGTGCAAGTCCCCGAGGTCAGGTGCACCTGCCACATCCATCTCTCCTCGGCCTCTCCACCCAGGCTACACCCCTCGCTGTCCCCAGGAGGCCCGAGCCAGCACCCCAGTCTTGCTTCACATACCTGCCCACCTGCCTAGCGGGCTCTGGGCTCCTGAGGGCATCCCTGAACAGCCTCG
This genomic interval carries:
- the SAMD11 gene encoding sterile alpha motif domain-containing protein 11, which codes for MPAVKKELPGREDLALALATFHPTLAALPLPPLPGYLTPLPAAAALPPAASLPAATAGYEALLAPPLRAPRAYLSLHEAAPHLHLPRDPLALERFSATAAAAPDFQPLLDNGEPCIEVECGANRALLYVRKLCQGSKGPSIRHRGEWLTPNEFQFVSGRETAKDWKRSIRHKGKSLKTLMSKGILQVHPPICDCPGCRISSPVNRGRLADKRTVAPSPVRILKKELTPSFSVSDGDSDGSGPACGRRPGLKQEDDPHVRIMKRRVHTHWDVNISFRETSCSQDSDLSTLISSVHRSRQLVMPEHQSRCEFQRGGVEVGLGATGDLLGKRLGRSPHISSDCPLEKKARSKSPQETLLLPELGPSMAPEDHYRRLVSALSEASTFEDPQRLYHLGLPSHDLLRVRQEVAAAAVRSPSGLEVHLPSSTAGQRRKQGLAQHREGTTPAGAPSFSERELSQPPPLLSPQNAPHIALGPHLRPPFLGVPSALCQTPGYGFLPPAQAEMLARQQELLRKQNLARLEMSAELLRQKELESAHRPQLLAPEAALRPPEGTEELQRRGAMLVLRHSSAPLLALPPQGPPGPGPPTPPREPARRAPGKGGPSLASARPSESKETTGTGLWAPDGSEDEPPKDSDGEDPEMVAAGGRGPTPGQAPAGGASSEGKGLLSGSMLPPPLPLGLPYAVSPYFHTGTMGGLFTDGEATAPEDVSKWTVEDVCSFVGGLSGCGEYAPVFREQGIDGETLPLLTEEHLLTTMGLKLGPALKIRAQVARRLGRVFYMASCPVALPLQPPPLRAPEQELMPGEQPLSPATAPSPCGGEHSPAGASPKQENGTLALLPGPVDPSQPLC